The following are encoded in a window of Oreochromis aureus strain Israel breed Guangdong linkage group 10, ZZ_aureus, whole genome shotgun sequence genomic DNA:
- the rnf167 gene encoding E3 ubiquitin-protein ligase RNF167, which produces MVQLGCWCMGTRLSVLILVFCSIQLPLPTDAYIYAHYSNITNLFEDRPALFGSALPKDGIMGVLVASHPANACTTIDPPPPLPPSFNATTTKFVVLIKRYDCNFDIKVLNAQQAGYDAAIVHNIYSEILLNMNYSNETIAEQINIPSVFTSYYASHILRNYIIPEQGAYVILRPEFPFPLSYYLIPFTGVVCMIILVMSVVFIIRCVQYRKRLRKNRLSKEQLKRIPIHKFSKGDDYDVCAICLDEYEEGDKLRVLPCSHAYHCKCVDPWLTQTKKTCPVCKQRVTRNNPEQSESESETETGGRGEEEGAEGDADSERTPLLRPSNPGSPIGSPGAYSATTTTTTAQCLTSPAHCNSPILGYEGYYSPVEDTDSESDDTGEGRHHSDDDTAQLIGRD; this is translated from the exons ATGGTGCAGCTTGGCTGTTGGTGCATGGGAACTCGACTGAGTGTGCTTATACTGGTTTTCTGCAGCATACAGCTCCCCTTGCCCACAGATGCCTATATATATGCT CATTATAGCAATATCACCAATCTATTTGAGGACCGCCCTGCTTTGTTTGGATCTGCACTTCCAAAGGATGGAATAATG GGAGTTTTGGTTGCCTCTCATCCAGCTAATGCTTGCACAACAATAGACCCTCCCCCACCATTGCCCCCATCTTTTAATGCCACAACTACCAAATTTGTTGTTCTCATCAAACGTTATGACTGCAACTTTGATATAAAG GTTTTAAATGCACAGCAAGCTGGATACGATGCCGCAATCGTTCACAACATTtattcagaaattctgctcaatATGAACTACAGCAATG aaactATTGCAGAGCAGATTAATATTCCCTCTGTATTCACCAGCTACTATGCCTCGCACATTCTTAGGAATTACATAATTCCGGAACAGGG GGCGTATGTGATTCTCAGGCCAGAGTTTCCTTTTCCGCTTTCCTACTACCTTATTCCCTTCACCGGAGTAGTGTGCATGATCATTCTTGTGATGTCTGTTGTTTTC ATTATACGATGTGTACAATACAGAAAAAGGCTGAGGAAAAATCGTTTGTCCAAGGAACAGCTGAAACGCATTCCAATACACAAGTTCAGTAAAG GGGATGACTATGATGTGTGTGCAATATGTCTGGATGAGTATGAAGAAGGGGACAAGTTGCGCGTTTTGCCTTGTTCACATG CCTATCACTGCAAATGTGTAGACCCATGGCTCACACAGACCAAGAAGACATGTCCAGTGTGCAAACAGCGCGTTACCCGCAACAACCCTGAGCAGTCCGAGTCTGAGTCTGAGACAGAAACTGGAGGACGTGGAGAGGAAGAAGGAGCAGAGGGTGACGCAGACTCGGAGCGCACTCCTCTGCTTCGACCCTCCAACCCGGGGTCACCCATAGGAAGCCCTGGGGCCTATTCAGCCACCACCACTACAACTACCGCCCAGTGCCTCACCTCCCCTGCACACTGCAACTCACCCATCCTAGGTTATGAAGGCTACTACTCACCAGTGGAGGACACAGACTCAGAAAGTGATGACACAGGAGAGGGCAGGCACCACTCTGATGATGACACAGCTCAGCTCATTGGTAGGGACTGA